In Equus quagga isolate Etosha38 chromosome 14, UCLA_HA_Equagga_1.0, whole genome shotgun sequence, the genomic stretch AAGAGCCCGGCGAAGCTGCCGTCCAGGGCGCCCTCGTAGGGCAGCGCCAGCACCAGCTCGTGCGGCAGCTCCTCCACCAGCCGCGCCCCGGGCACGTGGCTCTGTACCAGGGCCAGCAGCCGGGGCGCAGCCGGGGGTGCAGCGGGGGGCGGTGGGGCCCAGCCTCCCTGGAGTAGGGGCTTGGTCACCCAGGAGGTGCCCATCCCTGTGGGCAGAGGGGGTCAGGGTTAAGCACCCGACAGCAGGACTTGGCCGGGGGTCAGCATGGAGTCCACCTAAGGTCAGAGGTCACAGGGAGGTTTGTGTGCGGGCTCAGCCCAGGTGAGGTTAAAGGCAGGGGCTGGAGTCAGGTTCACCCGGGGTCAGGGGTCAGTCTGGGGTCGTGAGGCCCTGTTGCCACTGCCCCCACCAGCCCTCCCTTtggctctccctccccagccctcaccgGCCGTGCCACCCGGCTCCTCCTGCCTTCTGTCTTCCAAGTCGGCGTCACCCTGCGGGCCGAGGGACACCGACTGCCATGGCCATCGGGGCTGGACATAGCCTTGGGGGGTCAGGGGTCAGTCCGGCCCTCACCTTCTTGCTGGTGGCCAGGGGCGGGGGACCTTTGACCAGTGTCAGGTAGTAGCCAGAGCCGAAGTGACGCCGTAGGAAGAGCAGGGAGCCACAGCAGCACAAGCGGCCAGCCGCCACCACCGCCACGCGGTCTCCCAGGAGCTCCGCCTCATCCAGGTGATGTGTGGAGAGGATCAGTGTGCGCCCTGGTCACGGGGACCCAACCCACGTGGACCATCAAGCAACCAGCTGTCTGCCTGAACTGTGCCCTCCACCGAGAATTGCCTGCCTGTGCGGCAAACTCCTGCTCACCCCTCAAAACCCCAcctccagcacctcctcctcAGGAACCTTGTCTCCTCCTTAGAAACCTTTTCTGGCCCCTCAAATGGAACCCAGGGGAACCCTAGGCCACCCACAACTCTTACCTTCGCGGTATTTGAGCAGCAGCTCCCAAATACCGCGGCGAGAAGCAGGGTCCACGCCAGCGGTGGGCTCGTCCAGGATAACGACCTGGGAGCCACCCACAAAGGCGATGGCCACTGAAAGCTTCCGCTGCATCCCACCTGGGAAGGGACGGGGGGGTCAGGATGTCAGCATGACCCCCAGCCCTGGTCAAGGCTGCGCGccactcccccctccccgccaCTGCCCGTTGCTCACCCACCTTGACCTCAGCCCCCACGGGATAAggtccccgcccctccccaggccGGGCTCACCGGACAGGTGGCGCGTCTCCACACGCCGCTTGGGGACGAGCCCCGTGTCCTGCAGCAGCCGGTCCTGCTCGGGGCCCACGGCAGCCGCACTCAGACCCTTCAACTGCCCGTAGAACCAGATGTGCTCGTCCACGGTCATCCTGCGGCCACGGGCAAGGAACAGAGCGGCCAGCGTGGCAGGCAGGGTCCCCCAAGAACAGCCGGGCCTCCCACCGCCGCACCCCAGGGTCCCCCCAGGACGCACATGTCGAACAGCACGTTGTACTGCGGGCAGACGCCCAGGTGGGGCCGGATGGCGGCCATGCTGGAGCGGACGTCGTGGCCCAGGACGCAGGCGGAGCCACCAGTGGGCGGAAAGAGGCCGCTGAGGATGGACCTGGGGGTGTAGGATTCTCAGAGCTGCTGCGTCTTGGGAGCAGGACACTGAGGCCCCCCCAGAGAACGGGCGCTAGCCCTTCAAGGACCAAAGGAGTGTtatgtccccattttacaagggagggaaactgaggctcagagcaaaCACGTATCGCCTGCCTACTGTGTACCCAAACCGAGGGTCCGCCTCCCACTGTGGAGATGGGACCCCCCAACCCGAGACGCCTTTCCCACGGAACAGATGCGCAAGCGcaggccggggcggggcggggcggggcggcggctcACAGCGTGGTGGTCTTCCCGGCCCCGTTGTGGCCCAGGAAGGCGGTGATGTGGCCTTGGTAGAAGTCCAGGCTGAGCCCGCGCAAGGCGGGCTGCGGGTTCCCAGGAAAGCGCTTTTCCAAGTTCCGGATGGAGACCCCCGGAATCAGGCCAGGCGGCGGCTCTTCCACCAGAACTGCGGAAAGTGGGGCACCCTCGGTcgggggtgaggtgggggccGTTCAAGCTGGGGGCTCCCTGTGGAGCGGGGGACCTGGCGGGCTGGGGTCTGTAGGAGTTAGGCGAGcccctggggacctggggagcTGGGCGAAGATTGGGATCTGCGGAATctggtttttttggggggagccTGGGGGCTCCAGACGGGGAAGTGGCTGTTAAGGCTTGTCGGGCCTCACCCTCCGGGTCCTgcagggcggggggcggggcgagATCCTTGGGGGGCCGAGGTCCAAACCAGTAGCTTCTCCGAAAAGGAAAGTTCCACGGTTCGGGGATCCCATACTGGCCTGGGGGGAGCGGTGTTCGGTTACCCTTTGAGCCCATCCCCCTGGAGCGTGTCAGCCCCGGCCACGCACCTGGGATCAGGGCGTGCGGATAGCTGGCCGGGAAACGCCGACCacctgctcccccccccccccccgggcgtCGCTCAAAGGCAGCCCCCTGTGCGCATGTGCCAGGAAGCCCCGCCCTCTCACTTCGGACCTGCCTCGGGGTACCAAACAGCCCCAAAGTCCCGCCCCACCCCGCGCCCCGCCCCTCAGCCCGGCCTCCTTTCCGCAGGTGCGCCCCCGGGAGTGCCCACCTGGGCACACGGCCTCCAGGTACCAAGTGGCGAGGCCGTAGAGCGCGGCATCGAACAGCAGGAGGCCTGAGACCTGGGCCAGGCTGAAGACGTCGGCCGTAGGCCCGGTGCCCATGTTGTGCCACCGCGCGCCCTCGCCCCGCTCCTCCAGCAGCGCCAGGCTCTCGCAGCCGAAGCCGAAGGCCACGGGCGACAGAAGGCTCTGTGGGTCGGGGCGGGTGGGTGAGCGAGCGAGCGCCGTGAGGGTGCCCCACACCACACCCCGCGCGGCCCGGCCAGGCTCTCACCGCGGCCACGCGGCCACCCACGGGCAGCTGGTCCCGCCAGGCCACGCACAGCACGTAGGGCAGATAGAGCACGAAGTAGGCGAGGCCCCCACAGGCGGCCGCCAGGTTGGCACGGGAGAAGAAGGCGCTCAGCAAGAAGCTCTGGACCACCGTGGCCACGGCGAAGGCCGCCAAGAACAGGAAGACCACGACCGGGTCGCTGTACGGGAGGATGTCCCCGAGCTGCGGACGCAAAGGGAGCTGGGGTCGCACGCCCAGATTCGCCCAGGGGCGCGCACCAACGCAAGGTGCCTCCTGCCCGCTACCCGCGCGCGCGCGCCCATTCTGCAGCCAGGAAGACCGAGGCACGCCCACCTTGAGCACCAGCACGAGCAGCGCGGTGCTGAGGAGGAAAGGCCCGAGGCAGCTGAGGAACCAGCCGAGCCACAGCACGGCGCCGCTGAGCCCCATGGCGCGCATGGTGTAGCGCAGCCGCGTCTCCTTCTCGCGCACCACGGCCTTCACCGTTAGCGCCACCGAGTAGATCCAGGCCAGCGTCAGGAAGAGCGGCAGGGACCGGCTCAGCACGCGCAGGAACCTGGGGGTCGGGGGCGGCAGAGGTTGGGGCGGAGACCCCGTGCAGCCCGCGTCTGGCACGACGGTTGGCACCCCGGGATCCCAAGACGCAGCCAGGCTTGGCCATTCGCCCTCCCTTATCCTCGGACCCCTGATCCGGCCTCGGGGTCCCTGCGGTCAGCACAGGCCACGTTCTCCTGCATCCGGAGACCCCAGACCCTGGGGGATCCCTGCTCGTCCCGCCCCGGGTCACAGGGTCTGCAGCCTCGACTACAGGGGCGTTCCCAAGGGAGTCGGGGTCCCACCCTGAGACCCGGGACGGGGCGGCCGGCGGCACgcgcggggagggaggggcgctCACGCGTCGTCCACGTAGCATGGGTACGGCATCTGCTGCAGGTAGAGGCCGGCGCGGGGCGCGGCGCCACTGAGCACGCGCACGGCCGCGCGCTCCAGCAGGTCCTGCAGGTACACGAAGCCGCCCCACACATAGCGCAGGTCGGTCAGGGGGTCAGCAGCCGGGCCGGGGTCCCAAAACCTGCAAGAGGCATGGTGGTCCGCACTGCAGGGAGCCCCAGGGACGTCCCAGACCCCGCCCACCGCAGCCTTAGCTCCGCCCTCAGCCGAGGGCTCAATCACGCCCTCGGCCCCGCCCCTCATGCAAGCGAGGCCCCGCCCACCACGAACCCCAATTGGGCTAAGGAGTCCTGGGCTCCACCTACCATGGTCTCTGATAGGTGGAATGCCCATGGCCCCGCCCCCGGAGGCCCCGCCcccacagcccccccccccccacacacacacacctgtctcTGATCTTATTGGTTTTCGTGACGTCGTCGATGTCCATGCGGATCTTGATGCGCACGTGGCCTGGGCCCGGCAGCGGCGCGGGGTCCGCGGGGTCCTCGGGCCCCAGGAAGACGACGCCTGCCCAGAAGCGGCGCTCATCGAGCAGCTCCAGGGCCCGCGCCACCAGGGCACCCTCCGAGGGCAGCGCCTCCAGCTTGTCCAGGGTCACGCactggggaggggccggggcgTGGGTCCGAGGTGTCCGAGGCACCCGGGGCCTCCCCTGGACCTCGCGGCCCGGTCGTGCTTCCTCCTGGAAGCCCCGGGGTGGGGCGTCCTCCTCTATCAGATCCCCACAGGGCGTGCTggccccccaccaccccagtTTCCCAAGTGGACACCCCCTCACCTCCATCATAAGACCCAGCGCGCCCACCAGGCGCTCCACATCAGCGTGGGCGTCCTGCCAGCTGTAGTTGCCCCCACGGGGGTCAAGAAAGGCACGCAGGGCCTCGGCCCGGTCCTGGCCTCCGGGTCTTGGCTGCCTCCTTCCCATGTCTGGAATCTGCAGGAGCCTCTGGGGGGTGGCAGGGGAAGGTGGGGTCCTGCACTGGGCATTCAGGGCCTTGTCACCCCGCTCACCAGGGACACCACATCCCACCTCCACACCCGGGCACAAGAGGCCCTGCCCTTTGCCCAAATCCTCggccagggagggctggggacaAATCTTCCGCCCGCCGTCCTGGCCCCACCTGCAGGATGGCGACGTTGGCGCTGTCATTCAAGAAGCTGAAGACCTCAGGGCCCAGCAGACCCCACACCTCCTGGACGTCCTTCAACAGAGCCAGCTCCTGGAAGGTCCGGTTTACCTGCGGGAGACGGGCGCCAAGATCGAGGCCTGTGCACGACCCTCCCCTCCTCGGGGGACCCCCGCCcgtctctcctgcttcctcccctttgctccacatcctgtgCCTCTGAGCGGGGGCacctgctggtccctctgcctgcagTCTGGCAAATTCTCACCTCTTCAACACTCTGCTTCCACAGGCCACCCCAGGGAGCCTCCCGGGGCCCGGCCTCCCTCCAGCCTGGTCCTCATCCACCTGGGCTCAGGGAGGGACCCTGCCACCCACCCTCACCTGGGCCATGAGCTCCCGGGTGAACGGTGTGTCAGGTGCAAACAGCAGTTTCCCGAGGAGCAGCGGCTTCACGCGCCTCCAGAGCAGGCGGGACAAAGGGTGGGTGTCCAGGGCCCCCACCAGTTCAGCGCAGGCGGGGCCTTGGGGCGGGGGCGCCATGAGTCCCTGCCCCCGTGCGCACCACCCCACTTCCCGCCCTGGGAACCCGAGGTCAGTCGCTTACTCAGGCTGCTGTCCTGTAGGGCCGGCCTCGGCTCCTGCCCCACGAACTCCTTCAGGTCGCTGGATTTGTACCAGTTGAGGGAGAGGCCCCCAGGGACGCTGGGCCACCTGGCACTGCAGAGGGCTTCTGACACCGCCTCCAGGGGGCCGCCTGTCCCCCGGAGCCTCTGCAGCAGCCCCCGCAGCTCCGCCAGGCTGGGCAGcgccaggagctggagggaggtCACCAGAGGGCGCTGgccgtcctccctccctccaggtccTACGGCGAAGCCTTAACCGGGACAGAGCACCCCTCCAGGAGCACGGTGTCCCTCCCTTTCTGCCCAAGTCCCCCCAAAACCTACCCCAGGAAGTGTCGGGGTGCCCTGTCACCTCCCCATCCAGGCAGCGGACCCTCACGGGGTCAGGctggggttggggatgggggcCTCTTACCTCCTGGGCCAGGTCCTCTGCTGCGTCCAGGAAGCTGCCCACAGACTCCTGGGCTTGGCGCAGCTCGGACCCCAAGAAttcctggggagaaaaaggacaaggGTGACAACGAGCTTGACTGAGGTCTCTCTAGGGGTCAACCACTTTGCCAAGCCCCGGGAGGTCCCTGCCATCATAGACCCCACTCTACAAATAGGGAAACCGAGGCGGCAAGAGGTACGTGGACCCGTTTGAGGCCTCACGGGCCGGAGTCTTCGCCACCACACCAGACATGGCCTCTCTGGGCACCGGAAGGATGGTGTCCCTCCAGGCGCCCGGGACAGCCCAGACAAAGGCCCGGAGGTTGGACTcagaggcctgggagggaggtGCCCGGCCCAGGGTGGAGCAGTGCCCAGACTTCCTGAGAGCAGTCCCAGAGTCGGCCTGGTCTCGCCCtgccccacctcacccctccAAACAGTGTCCCCAGCAGCTCGGTGGCCAGGGACGGTCCCTCCTGCGGCCGGTCAGTTGGCTGAGTCCCGGCTGGGGGAGGAATTCGTGGAAAGCACAGTTAGGCAGAGCTTGGCCggtgacacccccccccccccgccccccacgccCATTTCACAGCCAGGCAGGTCGAGGCTCCGAGGACCCCACCTCTCACCTGCTCTGCGAGCCGCCCTCAGCGTGGGCATCAGCTTCCCCAGGCTGGCCAGCATCCTGTGGGCCCTGGGGCCCCCCAGCACAGTGCGGGCATCAGCCAGGAGCCGGGAGaccctggggagagagagaggccaggaggtTGGGGGCCGGCAGGCACCCCCCTCTCCCACGGCCCCCCACGGCCCCCCACCACCCGCTCACAGGGAGTCGTTGAAGTTGCTCAGGACGCCGGGCTCCTCGCCGGGCGTGGGCTGCGGGAAGCACGTGTTGTTCATGTTGCAGATAAGGCCCTGGAGCCATGGCACGGTGCCCGCCGAGGGCAGTGGCTTGTTGGGGAAATGGCCTGTGGGGGCCGGGCACCTGTCTGAGTCCCCACGGGGATCACACCCTCCCTCGGCAGAGCGCCCACCCTCAGCCCTGTCTTGGGTGCCGGGTCCACGCTCCCTCCCTGCTGCTCGCTGGGGCGCTGTGGACCGGGTGACCTCCTGTCACCCCGGCCCCACACACAGAGTTGCCTGGaccctggtggtggtgggggggggtgggtCTTACATTCGTGCTGTTCCAATGGGGGGTGGGAATGGCGGACGGCCACCaggataaagaagagaaagagaggccaCAGCAACTCCACCAAGAGCTGGATCTGGGGGTGCAGAGCAGGCGGGGGTAGTGGGGACAGCGGGGGACGCCTGGGCCGCCCCACCCTGGTCCGCCCGCCCAGGCATTACCGGCTGTCTCCTGCGATAAAGGAAATTCTTCCAAAGCAGCAGCATTAGCTGCGTCCCGAAGGCCATGGTGGGAATGGacaggggacaggggacaggaCGGAGGGGTCAGGCTGAGGACGTGCTGTGTGGCTGCGGGCAACTCCCTGTCCCTCTCTGAACGTCATTCCTCTATCCCATCGCGCAGGGTTCCTGGAAGCTCTGCCTAGACCCAGGCAGATAGTGGGCACTTATTAAAGGGACGCCCTCCCCCAGGGGTGGAGTGAGCCAATGGGAGCCCGGCCCGTAGCCGTCCTCGCATCCGATTGGTTGCCAGGGCTGTCGCTCCCTGCAGGGCAGTGGCTGGGGTCCCAAAGGCTACCAACTAATTCTTCAGGGGGCGGAGCCTCGGCTTAACCCCTTCATCACCCGGCTCCGCCCTAAGCCCCACTTggggctccccctgccccccccccccccccccccggcctcATCTCTGACCCGGGGAAGGATCCGCCTTTCTCCCCCGCTCTTCCCCGCACCGGGTTTCTGTTCTGAACATTTTCCCTGTCTGGCTGAAAGAGGGGCCCACCCAGGCCcccagagagacaggcagaatccccccagctctgcccaccctCAAGTGCTACTCATCGTTCAGAAGAACCACAAGACCCAGACAATGAGTTAGGAGAAGGGGCAGCGATGGAGGCTCCTGGAACCAGCGATTCCTGATCCCGCGCTTTGCCTGGAACTGTCCAGCTCTGGCCTACTTCATtattgtacagatggggaaaccgaggccgcCAGAGGGGCAGGGAGTCGCCACAGGTCACATATGAGGCGGGAACTAGGACCCAGGATCCGGGACCCCCCCAACTCCAGGACTCTCTTTACATCAAGTGGGGTCTGGGGGagcagcctcagtttctccatttgtcaGATGGGGTCAGAGGGCTTGGAGGAATTCTAACCGGCAGGGGCTGCAGGCGTGTGTTGGCAAAGCCCCCCTCTCCGGTGCGTCTAATGTCCAGTCCCCGCCGTGAGAATAAGTGGTCAGCTCTGCGGCCCCCCGACACTCAGAGAGCCTGGACTCGGCCCGCACCCCTGATTCCCAGGGAGCCTGGCTCCCGCCCACGCGTCCCCCGCGCCCGCATCCTCGACTCTCGGGGCCGTCCTCTCTCTCCGGACGCTCTCACCATTCCAGCCCTCAACACTGACCACCTTCCCTCCGCGCGACCGCGGCCGGGGAGCGCGGCCCCTTTAAGAGGAGCCCCTCAGCGGGCGCGGCGCCCCTGAGACCGACCCTACCTGGCATCCGGTGCCGGCGGCcgcgcccggccccgcccccgcccgctgCCATTGGCCGCCGCGCCTGCCACTCAGGGCCCTGGCCCAGCTGGAGCCGCGCGCGCCAAGGGAGGAGGCGGGGCCACGGCGGGGCCCCGCCCAGCCGGCTTTCTTAAAGGGGCCGCTCGCTTCTTGCCTCATCATCATGAGGCAGCAAGGCGCCTGGCTTCCCCCACGCGGCCGGGCCTCTGGACATACCGGCCAGGCTGTCCCCCTACGCCGCATAGCCGCCTGCGACACCGCAGCTCCCGGTCGCAGGAGGTCCCTTTCGCCCCCCTCCCCTAGGGGACCCCAGGCCTAGCCAGACTCTATAACCCTGGGAGTCCATTTGTCCATCCAGAAAATGGGGGTTCGACTAGTCATCATTCGTCCATCCCTTCATCCCACAAACGTTCCTTGGTCCCTACAGTGGGCCAGGTGGTGGCAGAAGGGGGAGAGGGCCCCCAACATTCTAAGATCAGAGTCCTGGGTCATAATGGTCACCCCCACTTTGAGGAAAACCTTTAGATCTGTTTCCCAGCCCGCAAATTCGGTACATTTCACAAGATCTCGGGGAAGATGGAACAAGTGAGCGGATCCACAGCTCTGAACGGTGTGGGGAGGGCTTAGTGGAGGAGGTGGTTTCGGGGTTAAGGCTTtgaggatgaataggagtttgccaggGAGGGAACTCCAGGCCAAGCCAATCACAAGCAAAGGGCTGGAGCTGGGTGTTGTAGTGTCCGGTGGGGCCTGGGGTGGAGGCCCCCACTTCCCTCCCAGCCAGCCAGGAGGCCGGTCCCTTCCCCAGCCCCGGGTCTTGGCCCTCAGATCATTTCTTGGAGCCACACTGGCTgtgccctgggcctcagcttcctctctccCAAGGCGGCTGTGGGGACTGACTGAGATGGACGATACCCCCCTCGTCCCCCCCAGAAGGGACCCGAGCCAACAGGTCCCCCACGGCCTTGGACACCAACTCTCCCAGCACCTTTTCCTAGAAAGAGGTTTTATTGCCTTTGGTCCACAGTTGGTATTTCACATTATCTCTTGGTCCCAGGGCTCCTGGGTGGGGGCTGGTCCCCGGGAGGGCCTCGGGGTGGGGATCCCTGTGCAGTACTTGGCGGCGGGGGGCGAGGTGGGGGAGCGGGGACAAGTTTCGGGGGGGCGGAGTGGGCCTGGCTTTGCCTCAACCACTCATAACTCCACTGTCCCGTCTGGGCCTCAGGAAATCCAGTCCATCCCAACACACAAAACATCTCGGGACTGTGGCCTGGCCGTCTCCCAGgggacctcctccctccccagcacccccagcaCCGTCCCCGCCCAcccccctgaaaaaaaaaagaagcatcttTCTCTTGTTAAAACTGCCTGCAACTTCTGCGGGCACAGAAACCACAAACTGCTCAGCAGAGAAGACGGAAGAGGAGATGAAGCAACCGGAAACCTTCCGGGGCCGGTTCCCCTACCTGCCTGGGGTCTCCCCGGCACTCCCCCAGCTCGGCCCAAAGCCTGCTGGGAACCTGGCTGCAGGACGAGCCTGGGCAGGAGCCCCACCCCGCACGCCCCgcccccagagcctccagcctTCCCCACAGACCCCCGGGGGCAGTGCTGGAACATGCGGAAAAACAAGACGAAAACACAGAAAAACCCGAAAACCCAGACGGGGCGATGATGCGGGCAGACGCCTCAGTAGCCCGCCTCCTCCTGGTAGTAGGGGGGGTACTCCGGGGCCTCCCCCAGGCCGGGGCTGTCGCCGGCGGCCGGTGGAGCGCCGTCAGCTGCGGGGCCTTGCGGGCAGTACTTGGGGTCGTATATCTGGCGGCCGAGGCCAAAGACCTGGCCACTCTGGTTGGCGCCCTGCGTGTAGCCCATTTGCAGCGACATGGAGGAGTTGTCACACTTGTCGGTCCCCAGCTTGGTGTCATAGATGTGTCGCCGGGTCCCGGGAGCCGTCATGCccacctggggagggaggagggcgtcAGGGTGAGGATGGGACCAGGGGCCCCAGGGGAGGCGAGCAGTCCCAAATTCCCACTCTGCTCCCATCTCTCTGTCTTGGTGCTCACGGCGCAAACTCCTATGCATCCTACCACGCCCTGCTCAGACGCCCCCTCTCTCCTGACTCTGTGACCTACGACCTTCTCCCTGGGAACCtttgagggaaactgaggcacggagccGGGGAGTAACTTCCCCGGGGACACACGGGGCGAGCCCAGGTGGAGACAGAGAAGGCACAGCCAGAGAGCGGGGGGTCTGACGACAGGGACGAGGCCGCGGGTCCGGGGGGCCCACCTGGCTGGCACACTTGTTGGTGCCCATCTGGAGGCTGATGGTCGAGTGGTCCATGGGCGGCAGGATGTGGTTCTTGGGGTCGTACAGGTGCCTCCTGGTGCCGTAGGCCGTCATGCCCGACTGGCTGGCACACTTGTTCGTACCCATCTGCAGGGCGGCGGCCGGACCGTCAGGGCCTCGGGATGCCGCCCCGAGCTCCAGGGGCCACCGACCGGCTGCACGGGGCCCGCGTGTCGCCTCAGAAGCCCACCTCCCGCTGCCGGGCACCCcggtgggggctggaggagcctgGCGCCCACCTGGAGCCCGATGACGCACTGGCCGGCCTTCATGGTGGCGTCGTCAAAGTTCCGCTCCTGCTTCTCCGAGTACTTGACGCCGATGTCCACGCCGCTCTGCAGCCCCTTCGTCTTGGCCTGGAGGCGAGGGGCGCCGAGAGCACCAGGGGGCCGGGCTGGAGCACGAGGCTCGGCCGGGGGGGTCACCGGGAGTGACTGCCGCCCGTCCCGTCCACCGCCGACGCCTCGGTGCCTGGGCCTCAACACGCCCCCCTCTCTCTCACCGTCCATCACCTCCTTCCACCCAACCCCCGGCCCCCCCCGTCCAGGCCAGGGCCCCCAACGCTCCCCGGATGCCGGTCCCCCCGGAGCCTCCACTCCCCTGGTGGCAACACTGCCGAGAACACCACTCGGGACCCGATTCCCCGACACGAACGCTGTCCTCCCTGTTCCCACCGCTCAGccttgctgttccctcctcctgaAACACTGTTCCAACCCACTCTGGACGTCGTCGGCCTAATTCTTCTCCTTCAGTTTATAACTTCTCACAATTGACAACTTACAAAAAAACGATTTAGGAGCTTAAGGGGAAACCCCGAACAAGTGGGTGATAAGGAGGTGTCGATGGAGGCCCATGGCTGGATGTTGACAGCgggggggctgtgtgtgtgtggggggggggctatatgggaaatctctggaCCTTGCTGCTCACTTTGGCTgcgaacctaaaactgctccaaaatatcaaccttaaaaaaaaaaaaaaaaggtttgttCGTTGTCTCTTCCCCTGTCAGACTGTGAGCCCGTAAGGGGCGGACCGTGTCTGTCTGGTTCACGACCGAACTCGGGGCGCCCCGCGCCTCCCCGTGGGCGCTCAGAGAGACTCGCAGAGGAACGGGCCCGTAAATCTACCACCGTCAGTCGACCTCGCTGTGTGACTCCAGGCAGGtggctgcccctctctgggcctcaccttCCCCGCCAGGGCGAGAAGAGACACCTGCACCTGCGTCATGTTCCCGCTCTCGAACAGGTCGTTGGCCTCAAACAGGTCCACGGGGTTCATGCCATAGCTGACCATGGCCTTGATGAAGTTGGACAGGTTTTCCAGCTGCGAGGGGGCGGGAGAAGGGCGGTGAGGGGACCCCCCAGTCGGCCCACCTGTCAGATGGCGGggtccctgccccccaccccggcccggcccggcccggcccgccggCCCCCTCACCTGGTGCCAGTTCTGCATGGAGCGGTTGATCTTGGGGACGGAGCCCGGCTGCAGCTTATTCATGAGTCTGGGGGACGGGGTCGGGGTGGGTTGGGGGGGACACGGGACGTCCCGTCAGTTCAGGGGAACCTCAGGGGCCACGACTCTCATCTCGGCCACGCGCATACCTTCCACGGCCCCCTCCTGCctcactctctgggcctcagtttcccctctcgCAGTGCCGCCTTCACCCGCCCGTGAGCACGGCCCGCGTAGGGGCTGTAACGGGAACCGCCGAGCGCGGGGACAGACAGAGCGACGGGACCGGAGGAAGCGGAGCCAGAAGGAGCCGGGGACCCCTCGAGGCAGGAGCTTCCGGCGGCAGGTGGCGGGTGGGGTCACGGCTCGCGACAGCCCGGGGTTGAGGGGGACGCGCATGGCGCCTGCACTCACGTGCACAGGATAATCCCGTCCTTGAGGCCCTTCTGGAAGTCGGGGCCGATGGACAGGCCGGTGAGGCCCTCGATCCAGCCGCGGAGCTCCGCCTCCTTCTGAGGGTCGTATTTggacaggagctggaggagcagaggtCGCGGGGTGCGCGGTGACTACGCGCCCGGCGGCGGCCCCGAGAAGCGCCTGCCGGGGAGGGGTCTGCGACTCCAagggaagaagagacagagggTCCTGGAGGTCCCCATACCACCCCGCCCCGAGCAGATCCGGCCCCGTTCCCCGGGTACAGACAACCCCCCACGGCGCAGCCCCGCTGGGACCTCCCGCCGAGTAACACAGGCACGAATCCACATCCCAAAACGATGCCGGACCCCACGCGGTCCCCGCGGGATCTGGGCCGTCAGACCCCCTCGCTCCCCCGGCAGCAGACGCTGACCCCTCTCTGCCCTCGTTTGTGAATGTGCTGAGACCCACGTGACATCTCCCATGTCAGAGCCACCATTCAGTGGCACTCACCACGTTGTGCCACCAGCACCTCTCCCTCGTTTCCggaacattccatcaccccaatAAGATCCCCCATCCCCATCAGCatcacccccgcccccccctccccagcccacagcccccaccagcccactctctgtctgtggatctgcctgttcaCGTCCCTGGGGTCACAcgctgtgtgtccttctgtgtctgcgtCTCTCCCTGAGCATCGTGGGTTCAGGTCCGTCCCTG encodes the following:
- the ABCA7 gene encoding phospholipid-transporting ATPase ABCA7 isoform X4, whose protein sequence is MAFGTQLMLLLWKNFLYRRRQPIQLLVELLWPLFLFFILVAVRHSHPPLEQHECHFPNKPLPSAGTVPWLQGLICNMNNTCFPQPTPGEEPGVLSNFNDSLVSRLLADARTVLGGPRAHRMLASLGKLMPTLRAARRAAGTQPTDRPQEGPSLATELLGTLFGGEFLGSELRQAQESVGSFLDAAEDLAQELLALPSLAELRGLLQRLRGTGGPLEAVSEALCSARWPSVPGGLSLNWYKSSDLKEFVGQEPRPALQDSSLSPACAELVGALDTHPLSRLLWRRVKPLLLGKLLFAPDTPFTRELMAQVNRTFQELALLKDVQEVWGLLGPEVFSFLNDSANVAILQRLLQIPDMGRRQPRPGGQDRAEALRAFLDPRGGNYSWQDAHADVERLVGALGLMMECVTLDKLEALPSEGALVARALELLDERRFWAGVVFLGPEDPADPAPLPGPGHVRIKIRMDIDDVTKTNKIRDRFWDPGPAADPLTDLRYVWGGFVYLQDLLERAAVRVLSGAAPRAGLYLQQMPYPCYVDDAFLRVLSRSLPLFLTLAWIYSVALTVKAVVREKETRLRYTMRAMGLSGAVLWLGWFLSCLGPFLLSTALLVLVLKLGDILPYSDPVVVFLFLAAFAVATVVQSFLLSAFFSRANLAAACGGLAYFVLYLPYVLCVAWRDQLPVGGRVAASLLSPVAFGFGCESLALLEERGEGARWHNMGTGPTADVFSLAQVSGLLLFDAALYGLATWYLEAVCPGQYGIPEPWNFPFRRSYWFGPRPPKDLAPPPALQDPEVLVEEPPPGLIPGVSIRNLEKRFPGNPQPALRGLSLDFYQGHITAFLGHNGAGKTTTLSILSGLFPPTGGSACVLGHDVRSSMAAIRPHLGVCPQYNVLFDMMTVDEHIWFYGQLKGLSAAAVGPEQDRLLQDTGLVPKRRVETRHLSGGMQRKLSVAIAFVGGSQVVILDEPTAGVDPASRRGIWELLLKYREGRTLILSTHHLDEAELLGDRVAVVAAGRLCCCGSLLFLRRHFGSGYYLTLVKGPPPLATSKKGDADLEDRRQEEPGGTAGMGTSWVTKPLLQGGWAPPPPAAPPAAPRLLALVQSHVPGARLVEELPHELVLALPYEGALDGSFAGLFRDLDLRLGELGLTGYGISDTGLEEIFLKVMEDCAGDLDPKDGGRRQPLGTDIAPLDADTQLKILPEGSALENGVPAGLAPETQALRGSGPAAAGRVEGWTLARQQLRALLLKRLLLASRSRCGLFTQMVLPALFVGLALAFSLIVPPFGHYPALRLSPTMYGAQVSFFSEDAPGDPEHTRLLEALLEEAGVQEPAQKNGSHGFSVPEVPPDVAAVLASGNWTPGSPSPACQCSRPGARRLLPACPAAAGGPPPPQAPGSSGELVQNLTGRNLSDFLVKTYPRLVRQGLKTKKWVNEIRYGGFSLGGRDPSLPSGHEVGRSVEELRALLSPQPGGALDRLLNNLTVWARGLDAQDSLKIWFNNKGWHAMVAFVNRANNALLRARLPRGPARRAHSITTLNHPLNLTKEQLSEATMMASSVDVLVSICVVFAMSFVPASFTLVLIEERVTGAKHLQFMGGLPPTLYWLSNFLWDMCNYLVPACIVVLIFLAFQQKAYVAPANLPALLLLLLLYGWSITPLMYPASFCFSVPSTAYVLLTCVNLFIGINGSMATFVLELFSDEKLQDVSRILKRVFLIFPHFCLGRGLIDMVRNQAMADAFERFGNGDFQSPLRWEVVGKNLLAMVVQGPLFLLFTLLLQHRNRLLSRPKLKPLPPLGEEDEDVARERERVVRGATEGDILVLRDLTKVYPRQRTPAVDRLCLGIPPGECFGLLGVNGAGKTSTFRMVTGDMLPSGGEAVLAGHRRRAWAWRAWGSRSTRTGPRAPTAAATSGSWRRPWRWWGTRPWSFWMSRPPAWTPARGASSGTASWPWCGRAAPWCSPRTAWRSARRCARAWRSW